Proteins found in one Lonchura striata isolate bLonStr1 chromosome 27, bLonStr1.mat, whole genome shotgun sequence genomic segment:
- the PIP4K2C gene encoding phosphatidylinositol 5-phosphate 4-kinase type-2 gamma: MLLPDDFKASSKIKVNNHLFNRENLPSHFKFKEYCPQVFRNLRERFGVDDQDYQVSLARSPPRWAGSGRRLLLSADRTLVLKELSSEDVADVHGLLSHYHQFVVQCHGQTLLPRFLGMYRVSVDSEDTYLLVMRNLFSHRLPVHRKYDLKGSLVDREASDKEKGKELPTLKDVDFLNKNEKVFVEEEQQREFMDKLKRDVEFLVQQKLMDYSLLLGIHEVGRGEQEEEEELEEEEPGGGGDDGGLGGPYGTSPEGLGGLLNSYRPLGPGEFDPGVDVYALRGAEGAPRREVYFMGLIDVLTQYDARKKAAHAAKTVKHGAGAEISTVHPEQYAKRFLDFITNIFA, from the exons ATGCTGCTGCCGGACGACTTCAAAGCCAGCTCCAAAATCAAGGTCAACAATCACCTGTTCAACAG GGAGAACCTGCCCAGCCACTTCAAGTTCAAGGAATACTGTCCCCAGGTGTTCCGCAACCTGCGCGAGCGCTTCGGCGTCGACGACCAGGACTACCAG gtgtccctggcacGGAGCCCCCCGCGCTGGGCGGGCAGCGGCCGCCGCCTGCTGCTCTCGGCCGACCGCACGCTGGTGCTGAAGGAGCTGTCGAGCGAGGACGTGGCCGACGTGCACGGGCTGCTGTCCCACTACCACCAG tTCGTGGTGCAGTGCCACGGGCAGACGCTGCTGCCGCGGTTCCTGGGCATGTACCGCGTGAGCGTGGACAGCGAGGACACGTACCTGCTGGTCATGAGGAACCTCTTCAGCCACCGCCTGCCCGTGCACAGGAAGTACGACCTGAAG GGCTCCCTGGTGGACCGAGAGGCCAGTGACAAGGAGAAG GGCAAGGAGCTGCCCACGCTGAAGGACGTGGATTTCCTCAACAAGAACGAGAAGGTGTTCgtggaggaggagcagcagcgcGAGTTCATGGACAAGCTCAAGAGGGACGTGGAG TTCCTGGTGCAGCAGAAGCTGATGGACTACAGCCTGCTCCTGGGCATCCACGAGGTGGGCCGGGgcgagcaggaggaggaggaggagctggaggaagaggagcccGGGGGCGGGGGCGATgacggggggctggggggcccCTACGGCACCTCCCCGGAGGGTCTCGGGGGGCTCCTCAACTCCTACCGGCCCCTGGGGCCCGGCGAGTTCGACCCCGGCGTGGACGTGTACGCCCTGCGCGGGGCCGAGG gagccccccggcGCGAGGTTTATTTCATGGGGCTCATCGACGTCCTCACCCAGTACGACGCCCGCAAGAAGGCGGCGCACGCGGCCAAGACCGTCAAACACGGG GCCGGGGCCGAGATCTCCACGGTGCACCCCGAGCAGTACGCCAAGCGCTTCCTCGACTTCATCACCAACATCTTCGCCTGA